A genomic stretch from Longimicrobium terrae includes:
- a CDS encoding outer membrane beta-barrel protein encodes MKKAAAGLFAVLATAALAGTASAQVCAGFPSSDRGFYFGGRADFPEDQDSFGVEANYNAAGPIGVYGGLNVITIDEVEDSDTNEFFAGVAFETPALGMMIGPRVSACPVIEGRVRSFEDFGDLVQVPIGLGLGADLGIPVGPSVSGYVQPQVVFSRFNPEDDDIDTETETDFGIKAGANIGFSLLTIGGEVRHVFQEDADPLFAIRVGIRL; translated from the coding sequence ATGAAGAAAGCTGCCGCTGGTTTGTTCGCTGTTCTCGCTACGGCCGCCCTCGCCGGGACGGCCTCGGCCCAGGTGTGCGCGGGCTTCCCGTCGTCCGATCGCGGGTTCTACTTCGGTGGCCGCGCGGACTTCCCCGAGGACCAGGACTCCTTTGGTGTGGAGGCCAACTACAACGCGGCCGGCCCCATCGGCGTGTACGGCGGTCTGAACGTGATCACGATTGACGAAGTCGAAGATTCGGACACCAACGAGTTCTTTGCCGGCGTCGCGTTCGAGACGCCCGCGCTGGGCATGATGATCGGGCCGCGCGTGTCGGCGTGCCCGGTGATCGAGGGCCGCGTGCGGTCGTTCGAGGATTTCGGCGACCTCGTGCAGGTTCCCATCGGCCTGGGCCTGGGCGCTGACCTGGGCATCCCCGTGGGGCCGTCGGTGTCGGGCTACGTGCAGCCGCAGGTGGTGTTCTCGCGCTTCAACCCGGAAGACGACGACATCGACACCGAGACCGAGACCGACTTCGGCATCAAGGCCGGCGCCAACATCGGCTTCAGCCTGCTGACCATCGGCGGCGAAGTG